Proteins from one Juglans microcarpa x Juglans regia isolate MS1-56 chromosome 6S, Jm3101_v1.0, whole genome shotgun sequence genomic window:
- the LOC121237370 gene encoding protein SAWADEE HOMEODOMAIN HOMOLOG 2-like — translation MGRPPSNGGPAFRFTQNEVVEMDVILQQHNNTMPSRDVIVSLAEKFSESAERKGKITVQMKQVWNWFQNRRYAIRAKISKAPGKLNVSPMPRDDSNPVRNVPQPQSVAAPSVLSAGKGATENSPMEFEAKSGRDGAWYDVAAFVSHRHLETGDPEVLVRFAGFGSEEDEWVNVRKHVRPRSLPCESSECVAVLPGDLILCFQEGKEQALYYDAHVLDAQRRRHDVRGCRCRFLVRYDHDQSEEIVPLRKVCRRPETDYRLQQLHAVNEAASINQQKTTTNPSAGSAPRALTPVETMQKQHSGEAAMVAPVSHANISVATHTVTLEPKEFETGNPNIAGNSNVPSTAVVSSSTAPFGSMENRHEAKL, via the exons ATGGGTCGGCCTCCTAGCAATGGAGGCCCTGCCTTCCGCTTCACACAAAATGAG GTTGTGGAGATGGATGTTATTCTGCAACAACACAATAATACAATGCCATCACGTGATGTTATTGTGTCACTTGCAGAGAAGTTCAG TGAGTCAGCAGAACGCAAAGGGAAGATTACAGTTCAAATGAAGCAA GTTTGGAACTGGTTCCAAAATAGGCGGTATGCTATAAGGGCAAAAATAAGTAAGGCTCCTGGGAAGTTAAATGTCTCTCCCATGCCTCGGGATGATTCAAATCCAGTGAGAAATGTACCACAACCACAATCTGTAGCTGCTCCTTCAG TTCTAAGTGCAGGAAAGGGTGCTACTGAAAATTCTCCAATGGAGTTTGAAGCCAAATCTGGGAGGGATGGTGCATG gtATGATGTTGCTGCCTTTGTTTCCCATAGACATTTGGAGACTGGTGATCCA GAAGTACTTGTCCGTTTTGCTGGTTTCGGATCAGAGGAGGATGAGTGGGTTAATGTTCGTAAGCATGTCAGGCCGCGCTCTCTCCCATGTGAATCATCAGAATGTGTTGCAGTTCTTCCTGGAGATCTCATACTCTGTTTTCAG GAAGGTAAAGAGCAGGCTCTTTACTATGATGCCCATGTCCTTGATGCACAAAGACGAAGGCATGATGTCAGAGGTTGCCGTTGTAGGTTTTTGGTGCGTTACGATCATGATCAGTCTGAG GAAATAGTGCCGCTGAGAAAGGTTTGCCGTCGGCCTGAAACTGACTACAGGCTGCAGCAACTTCATGCTGTGAATGAGGCAGCATCCATCAACCAGCAGAAAACTACCACAAATCCTTCGGCAGGCAGTGCTCCGAGGGCTCTTACTCCTGTTGAAACAATGCAAAAGCAACACTCCGGCGAGGCAGCTATGGTGGCTCCTGTATCCCATGCTAACATTTCTGTAGCCACTCATACAGTAACCCTTGAACCGAAAGAATTTGAAACTGGCAACCCTAACATTGCAGGAAATTCTAATGTTCCCAGTACTGCAGTCGTGAGCAGCAGCACTGCACCTTTTGGCTCTATGGAGAACAGACATGAAGCAAAGTTGTAG
- the LOC121237369 gene encoding reticulon-4-interacting protein 1, mitochondrial-like has protein sequence MRILTPRSFSIGRNFLSPSSDVSGLRGIVTSCRAVVLPRFGGPEVLELRPNLEVPALKSNEVLVRARAVSINPLDTRMRSAYGRSIFEPHLPLILGRDISGEVAALGASVRSLRVGQEVFGALHPTAIRGTYADYAILSEDELAPKPVAVTHVEASAIPFAALTAWRALKGSARISEGQRVLVVGGGGAVGFAAIQLSVAAGCHVTATCGSQSIGRVLAAGAEQAVDYTAEDLELAIKGKFDAVLDTIGAPETERISINFLKRGGHYMTLQGEAASLADRYGLAIGLPLATAILMKKQIQYRYSHGIEYWWTYMRADSEGLDEIRRLSEAGKLKMPVEKTFPITQVSEAHKAKDERHIPGKIVLELD, from the exons ATGCGAATTCTGACGCCTCGGAGCTTCTCGATCGGTAGAAATTTTCTTAGTCCCAGTTCAGACGTTTCGGGGCTGAGAGGCATCGTTACCAGCTGCAGAGCCGTCGTGCTTCCGCGGTTCGGTGGGCCGGAGGTGCTGGAACTCCGTCCCAATCTGGAAGTCCCCGCTCTCAAATCCAATGAGGTTCTCGTCCGCGCTCGTGCCGTCTCCATTAACCCTCTCGATACCAGA atgCGATCAGCCTATGGTCGTTCCATATTTGAACCACATCTACCTCTCATTTTGGGTCGTGATATTAGTGGTGAAGTTGCAGCGCTTGGAGCTTCAGTTCGGTCACTAAGGGTTGGGCAAGAAGTTTTTGGTGCATTGCATCCAACTGCCATTAGGGGTACTTATGCTGACTATGCAATTCTTTCTGAAGATGAGCTTGCTCCGAAACCTGTTGCAGTAACACACGTG GAGGCAAGTGCCATTCCTTTTGCTGCGCTGACAGCATGGCGTGCCTTAAAAGGTTCTGCTAGGATAAGTGAGGG GCAAAGAGTATTAGTGGTGGGTGGTGGAGGAGCAGTAGGGTTTGCCGCAATTCAGCTTTCAGTAGCTGCAGGGTGCCATGTTACGGCTACTTGTGGAAGTCAAAGTATTGGTCGAGTATTGGCAGCTGGTGCGGAGCAGGCAGTTGACTACACTGCTGAG GACCTTGAATTGGCAATAAAAGGGAAGTTTGATGCTGTTTTGGACACCATTGGTGCACCAGAGACAGAAAGAATAAGTATCAACTTTTTGAAGAGAGGTGGCCACTATATGACACTTCAG GGTGAGGCGGCATCTTTGGCTGATAGGTATGGGCTAGCAATTGGACTTCCTTTAGCCACAGCTATTTTAATGAAGAAACAAATTCAATACCGTTATTCTCATGGAATAG AATATTGGTGGACATACATGAGGGCTGACTCAGAAGGTTTAGATGAGATCCGCAGACTCTCAGAAGCTGGGAAGCTGAAAATGCCAGTGGAAAAAACATTTCCCATCACGCAGGTTAGTGAGGCTCACAAGGCCAAAGATGAGCGGCACATTCCCGGTAAAATAGTGTTGGAACTTGACTGA